A window of the Streptomyces griseochromogenes genome harbors these coding sequences:
- a CDS encoding serine/threonine protein kinase, giving the protein MRVSDAEPGTRGTKQIGPYTVVTRLDAGVPVHTPVSEHRFIARSADGDRTVLLSRPLAGVDPQRFMAEAEASRYLLGNWVLPAVELSAPGEQPWHARPYLPALPLPVALAVHGGPLPEPTVRALAVALAENLAVIHGQSLTHAGLCPSAVLIAADGPRLTCFGAVRAAAPDGVARQEAPGLDRGSLPPEQAAGGQPRPMGDVYALGATLAYAATGYGMPEREELPTGLRSLITRCLSRDPAHRPQLVEIVDELAGSPQSDAPAGFAAPTRADALLGPGWLPARLVAAVVHQSSSVLAAEVRFPVQAQAPVHASWTSGGAPSGSPESHRAH; this is encoded by the coding sequence ATGCGCGTGTCAGATGCCGAACCGGGTACCCGGGGGACGAAGCAGATCGGCCCGTACACGGTTGTGACCCGGCTCGACGCCGGTGTCCCGGTGCACACGCCGGTCTCCGAGCACCGCTTCATCGCCCGCAGCGCCGACGGCGACCGCACGGTGTTGCTCAGCAGGCCCTTGGCAGGCGTCGACCCACAGCGCTTCATGGCAGAGGCCGAGGCCTCTCGCTATCTTCTCGGGAACTGGGTCCTGCCCGCCGTCGAACTCTCCGCCCCCGGCGAACAGCCCTGGCATGCGCGTCCGTATCTGCCCGCCCTTCCGCTGCCCGTCGCCCTCGCCGTCCATGGCGGTCCGCTGCCCGAGCCGACGGTCAGGGCGCTGGCCGTCGCGCTGGCCGAGAACCTCGCCGTCATTCACGGGCAGAGCCTGACCCATGCCGGGCTCTGCCCGTCCGCCGTGCTGATCGCCGCGGACGGTCCCCGGCTCACCTGCTTCGGGGCCGTACGAGCCGCTGCGCCGGACGGTGTCGCGCGGCAGGAGGCGCCCGGGCTCGATCGCGGCAGCTTGCCGCCCGAGCAGGCGGCGGGCGGACAGCCGCGCCCGATGGGCGACGTATACGCACTCGGTGCGACCCTGGCCTATGCCGCCACGGGTTACGGCATGCCGGAACGGGAAGAGCTGCCGACCGGTCTTCGCTCGCTGATCACCCGTTGCCTGTCCCGCGATCCGGCTCATCGTCCCCAACTTGTCGAGATCGTCGATGAGTTGGCGGGAAGCCCGCAGTCGGACGCCCCCGCAGGCTTCGCCGCACCCACACGTGCGGACGCGCTGCTCGGACCAGGGTGGCTGCCGGCCCGGCTCGTCGCCGCCGTCGTCCATCAGTCGTCGTCCGTGCTCGCCGCGGAGGTGCGGTTCCCGGTGCAGGCGCAGGCACCGGTCCATGCGTCCTGGACGTCCGGCGGAGCGCCGTCCGGGTCCCCGGAATCCCATCGCGCTCACTGA